In Antennarius striatus isolate MH-2024 chromosome 10, ASM4005453v1, whole genome shotgun sequence, one DNA window encodes the following:
- the mchr2b gene encoding melanin concentrating hormone receptor 2b yields MNMNDTETFCQNNQTENLTDQSCLPSTPSPYSDAHLATFMHIFPLIYGVLCAVGVIANGLVIYAVKVCKKKMVSDIYVLNLAIADMLFLLVMPFNIHQLVRDRQWIFGNIMCKAVVVVDVSNQFTTVGIVTVLCIDRYVAIVHPTSEKRTIQWTVIINMLVWLGSFLLSIPVMLYAKVVHKQNLQVCIMDLDGPEDMYWYTLYQSILGFIIPLIIISTLYSLTLYHVFSSIRRVKRKQSVWAKRATKMVLMVIALFLICWSPYHVIQVINLTNNNPTIIFVYAYNISICLSYSHSCINPLMLLIFAQNYRERLCFGNKHQNSQHSSKVTVVKLDASSTVNDPNHRCTTV; encoded by the exons ATGAACATGAATGACACGGAAACATTCTGTCAAAACAACCAAACTGAAAACTTGACTGACCAGTCATGTTTGCCCTCAACGCCGTCACCTTACAGCGACGCACACCTCGCCACTTTCATGCATATATTCCCTTTAATTTATGGCGTCCTGTGCGCAGTAGGAGTTATTGCCAATGGACTGGTAATCTACGCGGTGAAGGTATGCAAGAAGAAAATGGTATCGGACATCTACGTGTTGAACTTGGCAATCGCAGACATGCTGTTCCTGCTGGTGATGCCTTTCAACATTCACCAGCTGGTCAGGGATAGACAGTGGATTTTCGGAAACATTATGTGTAAAGCAGTCGTGGTGGTGGACGTCAGCAACCAGTTTACCACCGTAGGAATTGTTACTGTGCTGTGCATTGATCG GTACGTAGCTATTGTCCACCCCACATCAGAGAAGAGGACAATCCAGTGGACCGTCATTATTAACATGCTGGTGTGGCTGGGCAGCTTCCTGCTAAGCATCCCGGTCATGTTGTACGCAAAGGTTGTGCACAAACAGAATTTGCAGGTGTGCATAATGGACCTGGACGGACCTGAAGACATGTACTGGTATACGCTCTACCAGTCTATCCTGGGCTTCATCATCCCTTTAATCATCATTAGCACCCTCTATTCACTCACTCTCTATCATGTCTTCAGTTCCATCCGTCGTGTCAAACGTAAGCAGTCAGTTTGGGCTAAAAGAGCCACCAAGATGGTCCTCATGGTTATTGCCCTGTTTCTGATCTGCTGGTCACCCTATCATGTCATTCAGGTGATCAACCTGACCAACAATAACCCCACTATTATTTTTGTCTATGCCTACAACATTAGTATCTGTCTCAGCTACTCTCACAGTTGCATCAATCCGCTCATGCTACTCATCTTTGCCCAGAATTACCGTGAGCGTCTTTGCTTTGGAAACAAACATCAGAACTCCCAGCACTCATCCAAAGTCACAGTAGTCAAATTAGATGCTTCCAGCACTGTCAATGATCCCAACCACCGCTGCACCACCGTCTAA